The following are encoded in a window of Candida dubliniensis CD36 chromosome 4, complete sequence genomic DNA:
- a CDS encoding conserved hypothetical protein (possibly Candida-specific) — protein MKFSKVASIAFLALSTQAAIVQNNQEPTKVKKDVVVGGANGDGNGNILSQREYNYDVLAKDDEISTIISIITSALTDVLPELIKIISGLLGDGSSPSGAPGSLDLQKIIDDVIEEIKKILPQTVLAVQQGSSKVKRDAASDIIQEFINEGIKLTPEVIAFLEKIVPQIIGAIIKEAPQLIGGSS, from the coding sequence atgaaattttccAAAGTCGCCTCAATTGCTTTCCTCGCTTTATCCACTCAGGCTGCTATCGTTCAAAACAATCAAGAACCAACCAAGGTCAAAAaggatgttgttgttggaggTGCTAATGGTgatggtaatggtaatattCTCTCTCAAAGAGAATACAATTATGATGTTCTTGCCAAAGACGATGAGATCTCAActattatttcaattataacTAGTGCCCTTACTGATGTTTTACCAGAACTCATCAAGATTATCAGTGGTCTTTTGGGAGATGGATCTTCTCCTAGTGGAGCTCCTGGTTCGTTAGACttgcaaaaaataattgacGATGTCATTGAggaaatcaaaaagatCCTTCCTCAAACTGTCTTAGCTGTTCAACAAGGTTCAAGCAAAGTAAAGAGAGATGCTGCATCAGATATTATTCAGGAATTCATTAACGAGGGAATCAAACTTACCCCTGAAGTTATAGCTTTCcttgaaaaaattgtccCTCAAATTATTGGTGCAATTATCAAGGAAGCTCCTCAACTTATTGGAGGATCTTCTTGA
- a CDS encoding conserved hypothetical protein (possibly Candida-specific) produces the protein MSFDLEIFVFYNSIYTPHSNQTQTQSSNMKFYNIAAFAFLASFSQAAVAQYGSETKRDVVAANADGTVGFNVVGKREVSQEEIQNVKRDTIGDIVNEIIAEGEVLVPEVVAFLEKVLPEVVDALLRLAPALLGGLA, from the coding sequence ATGTCCtttgatttggaaatttttgTCTTCTATAATTCAATCTACACTCCTCACTCCAATCAAACCCAAACTCAATCCTCAAATATGAAATTCTACAATATTGCTGCTTTTGCCTTCCTTGCTTCCTTCTCACAAGCTGCTGTTGCTCAATATGGTTCAGAAACCAAAAGAGATGTTGTTGCCGCCAATGCTGATGGTACTGTTGGCTTCAACGTAGTTGGTAAAAGAGAAGTTTCTCAAGAAGAAATCCAAAACGTCAAGAGAGACACCATTGGTGATATTGTTAACGAAATCATTGCCGAAGGAGAAGTTCTTGTTCCAGAGGTTGTTGCTTTCCTTGAAAAAGTTCTTCCAGAAGTTGTTGATGCTCTCTTAAGACTTGCTCCAGCCCTTCTTGGTGGTCTCGCTTAG
- a CDS encoding MFS multidrug efflux transporter, putative (Similar to S. pombe FNX1;~In S. pombe: encodes a membrane protein of the major facilitator superfamily that confers resistance to a variety of toxic compounds, and is induced during upon starvation;~Similar to S. cerevisiae VBA1;~In S. cerevisiae: permease of basic amino acids in the vacuolar membrane), with product MTIQDHNSIHPNVIQDISTDAPGIVAGELAAEDEGLLSNNALKTHTYGSVATQETHYEIDDPNGGYALPKAQLYTVVSSLFMASFLAALDGTVVTTLLTLIASELHAVSNISWIATAYLLSSAAFQPIFGKLSDIFGRKTLLLGCSTLFAVGCAICGIADSVLVLVIGRFVTGCGGSGLTSLGTITMSDIIPLRDRGYFQGLANIFFGLGAASGGAIGGLLADWLGWKYVFILQVPLALSVFFAIYFFLNLPEGSPGLGMEGNVSEKLKRVDFLGSFFLVSSLMVFLSAASLGGREIAYSSFTFIGLSISALALLAAFVAVELYVSQEPILPIELFANRTVLASSLTNWFYTMAIFTTLFYVPIYYSSVIGLTPTQNGMRLVPNFFGVSFGSVGAGIYMKKTGRYYKLAVVAGVLAIFGVAKIVLLTPNIPTWQQFLLLIPSGLGYSCILTVTLLALIAAAPLKYQACTTSIQYTFRSTGSTLGVSAATAVFQNVLLHQLTNKINKLVTDPKEAAKIIAKALDSTEYVNEAPKYVREVIRASYDAGCKGAFGFAFATIVLGVISSLFMREHVLHTSINRD from the coding sequence atgaCTATACAGGATCACAATTCAATCCATCCCAATGTTATTCAAGATATTTCTACTGATGCTCCTGGAATCGTTGCTGGCGAGTTGGCTGCAGAAGATGAAGGATTATTAAGTAATAATGCTTTGAAAACTCATACATACGGATCAGTAGCAACACAAGAAACCCATTATGAGATTGATGATCCTAATGGAGGATATGCCTTACCTAAAGCTCAATTATATACTGTTGTTTCCAGTTTATTTATGGCATCTTTTTTGGCAGCTTTGGACGGAACTGTAGTTACTACGTTATTGACTTTAATTGCTTCAGAATTACATGCAGTGTCAAACATTTCGTGGATTGCTACTGCTTATTTATTGTCATCGGCAGCTTTTCAACCTATATTTGGTAAATTATCTGATATATTTGGAAGGAAGACATTATTGCTTGGATGTAGTACATTGTTTGCTGTTGGGTGTGCCATCTGTGGAATCGCTGACtcagttttagttttagttaTTGGTAGATTTGTCACTGGATGTGGAGGATCAGGGTTAACTTCGTTGGGGACTATTACCATGTCTGATATAATTCCATTGAGAGATAGAGGATATTTCCAAGGATTGGctaatattttctttggaTTGGGTGCTGCATCAGGCGGAGCCATAGGTGGATTATTAGCTGATTGGCTTGGTTGGAAGtatgttttcattttacAAGTTCCTTTAGCTTTATCAGTTTTCTTtgcaatttattttttcttgaatttACCAGAAGGTTCACCTGGATTAGGTATGGAAGGTAATGTTTCGGAAAAGTTGAAGCGTGTTGACTTTTTAGGATCATTCTTTTTGGTTAGTTCTCTTATGGTATTTTTAAGTGCAGCCTCCTTGGGTGGTAGAGAAATTGCTTATTCATCATTTACATTTATTggattatcaatttctgCTCTTGCATTATTGGCAGcttttgttgctgttgaaCTTTATGTCTCACAAGAGCCAATATTACCAATAGAATTGTTTGCCAATAGAACTGTTTTAGCTTCCTCGTTAACCAATTGGTTCTATACCATGGCCATTTTCACAACGTTATTCTATGTTCCAATTTATTACAGTTCTGTTATAGGATTAACACCTACACAAAATGGGATGAGATTGGTACCTAACTTTTTTGGTGTATCATTTGGTTCTGTTGGAGCCGGAAtttatatgaaaaaaaCTGGTCGTTATTACAAGTTGGCAGTTGTAGCAGGTGTGCTTGCTATATTTGGTGTGGCAAAAATAGTGTTACTCACTCCTAATATCCCAACATGGCAACAgtttttattgttaattCCTTCAGGATTGGGTTACTCATGTATATTAACTGTTACTTTGCTTGCCTTGATTGCAGCTGCACCTTTAAAATACCAAGCTTGTACCACATCAATTCAATACACTTTCAGATCAACTGGTTCTACATTAGGGGTGTCTGCTGCAACGGCAGTTTTCCAAAATGTTTTACTCCACCAATTGActaacaaaatcaataaattagTTACTGATCCTAAAGAAGCGGCAAAGATTATTGCCAAAGCTTTGGACAGTACGGAGTACGTAAATGAGGCTCCTAAATATGTTAGAGAAGTTATAAGAGCTTCATATGATGCTGGGTGCAAGGGAGCTTTTGGATTTGCATTTGCCACCATTGTTCTTGGTGTCATTTCATCTTTGTTCATGAGAGAGCACGTTTTACACACGAGCATTAATAGAGACTAA
- a CDS encoding thiamine-repressible mitochondrial transporter, putative (Similar to S. cerevisiae THI74;~In S. cerevisiae: part of the THI regulon required for thiamine biosynthesis and transport) codes for MPNTPLLSIRSPRFDRLSPRITADPNDIIDIINQQEIQNYKLGIILLVIALATWIIGLELVNAVLKGDDYEKPWLFAVITGSCFSINLLPDIILVKSWSIFSQTPIKEEEEDSPLLQTKSKEKNDNVSELTPQEVFILAFQISVIYYLYNVLGMSALKFTSASNQTVMGSTTSMFTLIIGVILKTEIFTIKKAICVIGSCLGVFLVSFSNTSGGKGKFQPKNPVLGNTLALGAALMYAFYLLIMKLKCGTGDKTTNERRLFGYVGLITFVIGVPILYVVDLLEIEEFQFPPPNNTILASIFINGVFSVISDYTSVLAMLLTSPLVVSLTLTSVIPITILIDYLVLISTGNSVKTSFVYVFGIVCILVAVVLVNVNITSENDLIEEVIEHALEEAIRNDEVMSPMLSPLLSPRNNGANAFGSSSSQQQQLQLQLSPHASPIGISLFSPKLKSKHPLRISHFNLNDNDESEPTFNANHEPLYGITSSPPNIFVVQGKNHQYQIKRNIDE; via the coding sequence ATGCCCAACACACCTTTACTTCTGATCAGATCTCCCAGATTTGACAGACTTTCTCCAAGAATTACTGCTGATCctaatgatattattgatattatcaaccaacaagaaatacaaaattataaacttgggataattcttcttgtgATTGCGTTGGCTACTTGGATTATTGGTTTAGAATTGGTCAATGCAGTATTGAAAGGAgatgattatgaaaaaCCTTGGTTATTTGCAGTAATTACTGGGTCATGTTTCTCCATAAATTTATTACCCGATATAATTCTAGTTAAGAGTTGGAGTATTTTTTCTCAAACTCCgattaaagaagaagaagaagactCGCCATTACTTCAAACAAAATcgaaagaaaagaatgatAATGTTTCAGAATTAACTCCCCAAGAAGTATTTATTTTAGCATTTCAGATATCAgtcatttattatttatataatgtTCTTGGGATGTCTGCGTTAAAGTTCACATCAGCTCTGAATCAAACAGTTATGggatcaacaacatcaatgTTTACGTTAATAATAGGAGTGATACTCAAAACAGAAATTTTTACAATTAAAAAGGCAATATGTGTGATTGGTAGTTGTTTGGGAGTGTTTTTGGTAAGTTTTAGTAATACTTCAGGGGGGAAAGGCAAATTTCAACCGAAAAATCCTGTACTTGGAAATACATTGGCATTGGGTGCAGCATTAATGTATGCCTTTTATTTGCTTATTATGAAGTTGAAATGTGGTACTGGGGATAAAACAACTAACGAAAGAAGACTTTTTGGATACGTGGGATTAATAACTTTTGTTATCGGTGTGCCAATATTGTATGTGGTTGATCTATTGGAGattgaagaatttcaatttcctCCTCCAAATAATACTATTTTAGCTAgcatttttattaatggtGTATTTTCTGTCATTTCCGATTACACTTCTGTGTTGGCCATGTTGTTGACTTCTCCATTGGTAGTATCTTTAACTTTGACGTCAGTGATCCCAATCAcaattttgattgattatctCGTGTTAATATCAACTGGGAATTCTGTGAAAACCAGTTTTGTGTATGtttttggtattgtttGCATCCTAGTTGCAGTCGTGTTGGTCAATGTCAATATAACATCTGAGAACGATTTAATAGAGGAAGTCATTGAGCATGCTCTTGAAGAAGCAATAAGAAATGATGAAGTGATGTCACCAATGTTAAGTCCATTATTGAGTCCTAGAAACAATGGTGCTAATGCTTTTGgactgctgctgctgcagcagcagcagttGCAATTGCAATTGCTGCCTCATGCATCTCCAATTGgtatttcattattttcacCTAAACTCAAATCTAAACATCCTCTTAGAATATCTCATTTCAATCTCAACGACAACGATGAAAGTGAACCAACTTTTAATGCAAACCACGAACCGTTGTATGGCATCacatcatcaccaccaaatatttttgttgttcaaggtaaaaatcatcaataccAAATAAAACGAAATATAGATGAATAG
- a CDS encoding Iron/ascorbate oxidoreductase/dioxygenase family protein, putative (Similar to Rhodotorula glutinis THD;~putative protein has several good matches (~~40% sequence similarity) to putative oxidoreductases/dioxygenases in filamentous fungi and also some plants; no apparent orthologue in S. cerevisiae; weaker match (~~35% sequence similarity) to functionally characterised protein which is a thymine dioxygenase: Smiley et al (005). Biochim. Biophys. Acta 1723:256-264) — protein MSNPLKVINISEDSLTTAKELLDAATSQGFLFLEGHDFTQAEVDKLFELSKSFFELPSTYKSKYSVDSSNHGYVMLGKENLDPNSQTQGDPKEALNIANLNFETGKSLNVIPDWISNNKERDELISNTILRLYQLSIKILRMLARALEIEDDDDDKVKGENWFASRYASDCESGSTFRFLHYPCQKSLNPESVIRAGAHTDYGSMTLLFQKENQEGLEIFSPISKKWEQVPFISSTVEKMAPPLVVNIGDLLSYWTAGLLKSTIHRVKFPAKAQELGQDRYSIVFFSHPSDNALLEPVPSEIIRAIEGRGANKETTYITAKQHLQKRLAATYGWKK, from the coding sequence ATGTCAAATCCACTCAAGGTGATAAATATTTCTGAAGATTCTCTTACAACTGCCAAAGAGTTGCTTGATGCTGCAACTTCTCAAGGGtttttatttcttgaaGGACATGATTTCACTCAAGCAgaagttgataaattatttgaattatcaaaatcattttttgaattacCAAGCACTTATAAATCGAAATATTCAGTTGATTCTTCAAATCATGGTTATGTAATGTTAGGCAAAGAAAATCTTGATCCTAATAGTCAAACTCAAGGTGATCCCAAGGAGGCATTGAACATTgctaatttgaattttgaaaCTGGTAAATCTTTAAATGTGATTCCCGATTGGATTTCCAATAACAAAGAAAGGgatgaattgatttcaaacaCAATTCTTAgattatatcaattatcTATCAAGATTCTTCGTATGCTTGCTCGAGCTTTAGAAATCgaggatgatgatgacgataaAGTGAAAGGTGAAAATTGGTTTGCTTCAAGATATGCTAGTGATTGTGAATCTGGATCTACTTTTagatttcttcattatccATGTCAGAAATCATTGAATCCAGAAAGTGTGATAAGAGCTGGTGCTCATACTGATTATGGTTCTATGACACTATTATTTCAAAAGGAGAATCAAGAAGGTTTAGAGATTTTTTCACCTATATCGAAGAAATGGGAACAAGTTCCCTTTATTTCTTCTACTGTTGAAAAAATGGCACCTCCATTAGTGGTTAATATTGGTGATTTGTTAAGTTACTGGACAGCAGGGTTATTGAAGTCAACTATTCATCGAGTGAAATTCCCTGCTAAAGCACAAGAATTGGGACAAGATAGGTATTCAATAGTATTTTTCAGTCATCCTAGTGACAATGCATTATTAGAACCTGTACCTAGTGAAATTATAAGAGCAATTGAAGGAAGAGGTGCTAACAAAGAAACAACATATATAACAGCAAAGCAACATTTACAAAAGAGATTGGCAGCTACATATGGATGGAAGAAGTAA
- a CDS encoding tRNA (guanine-N(1)-)-methyltransferase, putative (Similar to S. cerevisiae TRM5;~In S. cerevisiae: methylates a tRNA base adjacent to the anticodon that has a role in prevention of frameshifting; highly conserved across Archaea, Bacteria, and Eukarya), whose amino-acid sequence MNIKLFRHLPKSITRSIIMSKFSPPINRNMVELDRSFFHKEIPLLAAYFPNPKFLGQFVKSCPKDILYVQTVKHIISMDDSKAILLRDDVKSISDLNPETRLKINEFGIILKPYILKLDYSFWKSDEILKSILPENLIDDIPSGFSQAGHLAHINLRDEYKPFGKLIGQVILDKNPSVLTVVDKANTIANKFRTFPLELLAGEPNYIVEQSESGCKFKFDFSKVYWNSRLSTEHERIIGKFNPGDVVGDVFGGVGPFAIPASKKNDIVLANDLNPESYKYLQENIKINKVEPFIKPFNLDGREFIRKAPELLLQWYNSQNGILEKKIIKKVSIDNKSKNFERKTIIEKTKIPKFYHHFVMNLPDSALTFLDEFIGLYASNPELKQDPEFKLPIIHVHCFEKFDNNEDPTPEELHNRVYGKICKLIQFPLNKAKMEFHEVRMVSPTKPMFCVSFELPEEVAFKSTQ is encoded by the coding sequence atgaatataaaaCTATTTAGACATCTACCTAAATCAATAACTagatcaataataatgtctAAATTCTCACCACCAATCAACCGTAATATGGTTGAATTAGATCGTTCATTTTTCCATAAAGAAATTCCTTTGTTGGCTGCTTATTTCCCTAATCCAAAATTTTTAGGTCAATTTGTTAAGTCTTGTCCAAAAGATATTCTTTATGTTCAAACCGTGAAACATATTATATCAATGGATGATTCTAAAGCCATATTATTACGCGATGATGTCAAACTGATATCTGATTTAAACCCAGAAACTCGActcaaaatcaatgaatttggaataatattaaaaccatatattttaaaacttgattattcattttggaaaagtgatgaaattttgaaaagtaTTTTACCAGAAAATTTAATAGATGATATCCCTAGTGGATTTAGTCAAGCGGGTCATTTAGCTCATATTAATTTAAGAGATGAATATAAACCATTTGGGAAATTAATTGGTCAAGTTATTTTAGATAAAAACCCTCTGGTTTTAACCGTTGTGGATAAAGCCAATACTATTGCTAATAAATTTAGAACTTTCCCCTTGGAATTATTAGCCGGAGAACCAAATTATATTGTTGAACAACTGGAAAGTGGAtgtaaatttaaatttgattttagtAAAGTATATTGGAATTCTCGTTTAAGTACAGAACATGAAAGAATCATTGGTAAATTTAATCCTGGTGATGTTGTTGGAGATGTTTTTGGAGGTGTTGGTCCATTTGCCATACCGGCATCCAAGaaaaatgatattgttttagCTAATGATTTGAACCCTGAAAgttataaatatttacaagaaaatattaaGATAAATAAAGTCGAACCATTTATTAAACCATTTAACTTGGATGGAAGAGAATTTATCAGAAAAGCACCAGAATTATTACTTCAATGGTACAATAGTCAAAATGGAATACTTGAAAAGAAGATCATTAAAAaagtttcaattgataataagtcaaaaaattttgaaagaaaaaccattattgaaaaaaccaaaattccaaaattttatcatcattttgTGATGAATTTACCTGATTCTGCTTTAACTTTCcttgatgaatttattggattatACGCTTCGAATCCTGAATTAAAACAAGATCCAGAATTCAAATTACCAATAATCCATGTTcattgttttgaaaaatttgacaaTAATGAAGATCCTACACCAGAAGAATTACATAATAGAGTTTATGGaaaaatttgtaaattaatACAATTCCCATTGAATAAAGCAAAAATGGAATTCCATGAAGTTAGAATGGTTTCTCCTACAAAACCAATGTTCTGTGTATCATTTGAACTACCGGAGGAAGTAGCCTTCAAAAGCACACAATGA
- a CDS encoding exosome complex exonuclease, putative (Similar to S. cerevisiae RRP4;~In S. cerevisiae: encodes protein involved in rRNA processing; component of the exosome 3->5 exonuclease complex with Rrp41p, Rrp42p, Rrp43p and Dis3p): protein MDISEVISITRPSAFNNIDNVNNNDDNLDIEMSDEQGHTQSATTATAGNSIVTPGELITEDPTWMKGHGTYFLNDKTYSSVAGSISRVNRLLSVIPLRGRYSPETGDHVIGRITDVGNKRWKVDIGAKQDAILMLGSVNLPGGVLRRKSESDELQMRNFLKEGDLLNCEVQTIFNNGIASLHTRSLKYGKLRNGIFIKIPSPLIVKTKNHAFDLPGNVSIVLGTNGYIWLYKTPKINKSLENNTPGITRLEEESSWEIYSDKNEFIDVQTRNNIAKYYNIIKSLAEKEQKINNDVLVEAFDY, encoded by the coding sequence aTGGATATATCTGAAGTAATAAGCATAACTAGACCATCTGCATTCAATAATATAGACAAtgtcaacaataatgatgacAATTTAGATATTGAAATGTCTGATGAACAAGGTCACACACAATCAGCAACTACCGCAACTGCAGGAAATTCGATTGTTACACCAGGTGAACTAATAACAGAAGATCCAACTTGGATGAAAGGTCACGGaacatattttttaaatgataaaacaTATTCATCAGTTGCAGGAAGTATATCACGAGTAAATAGATTATTAAGTGTGATTCCATTACGTGGGAGATATAGTCCAGAAACTGGTGATCATGTCATTGGACGTATCACTGACGTTGGTAATAAAAGATGGAAAGTTGATATTGGAGCTAAACAAGATGCTATATTAATGTTGGGATCAGTTAATTTGCCTGGTGGAGTATTACGTAGAAAATCTGAATCTGATGAATTACAAATgagaaattttttaaaagaaggagatttattaaattgtgAAGTCCAAactatttttaataatggaaTTGCATCATTACATACTAGATCTTTAAAATATGGAAAATTAAGAAATGGgatttttataaaaattCCTAGTCCATTAATTgttaaaactaaaaatcaTGCATTTGATTTACCTGGTAATGTTTCTATAGTCTTAGGAACAAATGGATATATTTGGTTATATAAAACCcccaaaatcaataaatcttTAGAAAATAATACCCCGGGGATAACAAGacttgaagaagaaagttCATGGGAGATTTATAGcgataaaaatgaatttattgatgttcaaacaagaaataatattgccaaatattataatattattaaatcattagctgaaaaagaacaaaaaattaacaaTGATGTTCTTGTCGAAGCCtttgattattaa
- a CDS encoding peptide chain release factor, mitochondrial precursor, putative (Similar to Kluyveromyces lactis MRF1;~In K. lactis: putative orthologue encodes protein that is a mitochondrial peptide chain release factor that directs the termination of translation in response to the peptide chain termination codons UAA and UAG: Pel et al (1996) Curr. Genet. 30:19-28;~Similar to S. cerevisiae MRF1;~In S. cerevisiae: mitochondrial translation release factor, involved in stop codon recognition and hydrolysis of the peptidyl-tRNA bond during mitochondrial translation; lack of MRF1 causes mitochondrial genome instability), which translates to MNSLLRIPRFALKWGSIRPILPKKIPNFPRFNSSTRSSLTIPTLSPSLLERAQTIQQEHKELSEKLADKYIPDLQVKFDNYTNILSMFGKLETLTQEYIELTEITDDPGLYKEAQEELKSIVIPQIEKLVSELTVKLRPPVKYADKGCIIELRPGVGGNEASLFTGDLLNMYINFASEMNWKYKIISEGKNSSGFINEAILSIDTLGSYDIMRHESGVHRVQRIPETETKGRVHTSTSAVVVLPKLSEGNESSLKDDERVFAPGEVRIDTMRAGGKGGQHVNTTDSAVRLVHIPTGMIVIQQDERSQPLNKAKAFAILRSRLAQKEQEEEILRQKKLRTDQVSSTDRSDKIKTYNYKENRVTDHRINYSMHDLQGVLEGRKLGQLIDTYRFQ; encoded by the coding sequence ATGAATTCTTTGCTAAGGATACCCCGTTTTGCTTTAAAATGGGGTAGTATACGACCAATACTACCTAAAAAGATACCAAATTTCCCACgattcaattcatcaactaGATCATCATTAACTATTCCAACATTATCACCATCATTACTAGAACGAGCTCAAACAatacaacaagaacatAAAGAATTAAGTGAAAAATTAGCTGATAAGTATATTCCTGATTTACAAGtgaaatttgataattatacTAATATCTTATCCATGTTTGGGAAATTAGAAACTTTAACCCAAGaatatattgaattgaCAGAAATTACTGATGATCCCGGTTTATATAAAGAAGCTCAAGAAGAACTTAAATCTATTGTTATTCCACAAATTGAGAAATTAGTATCTGAATTAACTGTAAAATTGCGTCCTCCAGTGAAATATGCGGATAAAGGTtgtataattgaattacGTCCTGGAGTAGGAGGGAATGAAGCTAGTTTATTTACAGgggatttattaaatatgtATATAAATTTTGCTTCAGAAATGAACTGGAAATATAAAATCATTTCTGAGGGGAAGAATTCTTCTGGATTTATAAATGAAGCAATTCTCAGTATTGATACATTAGGTAGTTATGATATTATGCGTCATGAGAGTGGTGTTCATCGAGTGCAAAGAATCCCTGAAACTGAAACTAAAGGTCGAGTTCATACTTCAACATCAGCAGTTGTTGTATTACCAAAATTATCTGAGGGGAATGAATCTTCATTAAAAGATGATGAAAGAGTATTTGCTCCTGGTGAAGTAAGAATAGATACAATGAGAGCAGGAGGGAAAGGTGGTCAACATGTTAATACTACTGATTCGGCCGTTAGATTGGTTCATATCCCGACGGGGATGATTGTTATCCAACAAGATGAAAGATCACAACCATTGAATAAGGCCAAAGCTTTTGCTATTTTAAGAAGTCGTCTTGCTcaaaaagaacaagaagaagaaatattaagacaaaagaaattacGTACAGATCAAGTTTCTAGTACTGATCGAAgtgataaaattaaaacttataattataaagaaaatagaGTAACCGATCATAGAATCAATTATAGTATGCATGATCTTCAAGGGGTTTTAGAAGGTAGAAAACTTGgacaattgattgatactTATAGATTTCAATGA
- a CDS encoding conserved hypothetical protein (possibly Candida-specific), whose amino-acid sequence MSNIQFNLCTSFPGLLQTYHESLYDLITTYELYLSYKRRQISLLFNLLFFSSAAELPSITKLESSWMVLQNSIMTKNQQLWGYRRILNETMTTMITSGYISKKQLFEFNHCIVLELQQVEDRFEDLIESETKDNTSNDQNVITTTFGNDNDRCFELSLLDKQPQLFRDILDLHNSLISKYYVVQRQSINNNNISRRCVYI is encoded by the coding sequence ATGTCTAACatacaattcaatttatgtACTAGTTTCCCCGGTTTACTTCAAACTTATCACGAATCATTGTATGATTTGATAACCACATATGAGTTATACTTATCATACAAGAGAAGACAAATATCATTGTTATTCAatctattgtttttttcatcaGCCGCTGAATTACCTTCTATAACTAAATTAGAACTGAGTTGGATGGTTCTACAAAATAGTATAATGACgaaaaatcaacaattatgGGGGTATAGAAGAATTTTAAATGAAACAATGACGACAATGATTACTTCAGGGTACATTTctaaaaaacaattatttgaatttaatcaTTGTATAGTACTTGAATTACAGCAAGTGGAAGATAgatttgaagatttgattgaaaGTGAAACAAAAGATAACACGAGTAATGACCAAAATGTCATTACAACGACATTTGGCAATGACAATGATCGATGTTTCGAATTACTGTTGTTGGATAAACAACCACAATTGTTTAGAGATATATTGGATTTACATAATAGCTTAATTAGCAAGTATTACGTTGTTCAACGTCAGagcatcaacaacaataatatctCAAGAAGGTGTGtgtatatttaa